The window aaaaaaaacttagagaACTTGGATATCTAGAACCACACCCCTAAATGAAACCCTAATGATAGTTTTGCATAGATCTAGAACCGCTCCCCCAAATCGAAACCCTAACACCTCACGTCCAGGCTCTTACCAAACTCGAAAAATCAAAACCTAGAAATCGAAACTCTAATCCCCAATCCGAAATCCAAATCGATGAAACTGGGAGGAAGGAAAATATCTAACCTTTAGCATCACCCCTTGAACCTCTCCGCTTTCGAGACGACATCGTCTTCTCCGTCTGAAAATCTTTTTCGTGTTCGGCTTCTCAGGTCTCCGTTCTTACTTTTGTTGGAGAAAAAAAACAGGACTCACCGTCGTCTATGTCTTGCCACAGCGTTTACGCTTAATCGTCATCTTCTTTTCTCTCCGTCGCTCGTCGTCGGCAAAACGATATGTGAAAAGTAAAATTAGGTTTACAAATAGGGGAAAGTTGAAACAAATATTACAGTTTTATCTTTTTACGGACCCAAGCTCAgataataaaccaaacaacaCTACGCCCAAGAAATCCACCAATCAGCTTCCAACGGTTTTGAATTTTAAACTCCCAAACCAGAGTAACCAGAAACAAATGTTCTATTACAAATATGCCCACGCCTGGTTTGCCTTTATTAAGGACAAAGACTACTTTAACCAACATAAAGTGTCCTAGTAGCAACAACTGCTCTTTCATGTAATAAAAACTCAACAACTGCCTATATGTGTTATAAACTcattaaacaaaaacaacaatacTTGTGAAAATTCCGTTCTTTCTATGATGTTTCTCTACTATATTCTTGAtaccaaaatataattatttttgttattttagaagcaaaagaaacagATTTTCTCTGacccacaaaaaaatattcttacatTGATCATTTAGTATAAACTAAGAAACACAAATGTTTGGTACAGAGAAAAAATATCACTAGTTGATTACTCTCTAACTTGATcccttaaaaacagaaaattaaaaatttacaaGCTATAATGTATGTGGAGAGGAATTGGAAGATCCCTTGCATTAAAAAGACACGAGACTTTCCCTTTTGGCCCCTTCATCCCAATATATATCATATCGATGTTTCTTAGATTGATCATGTGTCAGTTAGTAGATTGGGATGATGTTTTACGGACAACATAGGATGTCGTAAAAgctttttttgtattttacgTGGAGCTGACCGGTTTCCTTTGGCTATATTCAACCTAAGAGAGAAGATAATATTTTCAGATAGACTTGAGACGGATTATGCAAATTTGCTGAAGATTACTGAAGATCCAGCATATTGCTTCACGTGTAGAAGAGAGATGCCTAGGCACCTAGGGACAATGGGGTCTTCCTCAAGCTGCACTTTGAAGTCACAGTGGGCCTATAAAGCTCATTAGTGTATTTATTGATATGCGTCTATTAAAGACCCAATAAATGATAGACTAAATGCCCAACTACGAAAAAACACGTCTCTTGTACTTTTTCTAACTCATATGTAACGTTTTCGGATCCAATCTTGTTTGTTTTCCTTATATATGAATCAGATTCTCCTTAGATGGAACTCCGGTAAGAGAATTCAAGACATGGAATCTAAAGGGACTTTGTTCCCTAAGAACCAGCCGATGAAAATGTACTCGAGTCTATGGAATGCCGAAGACTTGTCAAAGCTTAACGAAATATTGACCTTAAgttcccaattttttttttgtaaaaaaattacaCTGACACGTAgcctttcaaatttttttagcctccaaatttattttacaaaaaaatttagttaaaatCTTTAGTAAATCTCCCGTGGCCTCTAAATTTCATGACCGACCCAGTGGGCCGCACAGGGTGGTCTGGTGAAAACTGACTGTTCTACAGCTCCCTTCACCGCTTCATATCTAGGCTACAACGAAGAAGCTTGCGACGTGTCAAACGGCAAGTCATCGTGCCCCAACGGGTCAGAGCAAGGGAGTAGTAGTGGTTCGTGGTTGTCGCAGGAGTTAGACTCCACACGTCAAGAACGGATGAGATGCCGGATGCGTGCAGCGTAACTACATGATCTATAATTACTGTACGGACGCTAAGAGGTTCCCTCAAGGTCTTCCACGAGAGTGTCTAGCTGCGTAAAGCTTTAAAACTTAagatccaaaaatacttaattaTTTCATTCATCATATAAAGTACCTCCTTGGTTGGTTAATTATTTGTATTACGCTTCACAATctaattaataaatatgttgttaaaaataaaatatcttgtGTTTGGTCACAAATTTTATATTCCTTCTATGTAAGTAAGTACATGTATACAATgcaaatgataaatataaaaagtttcaattcaaaaaattgaatgGATGCGTGGAGAAAACGTATGAGTTTTCTATATTACTTGAGAAATTTTAGGAATGCAGGCCTAGACAAATTAAAGTCGTACCACTATGAGAACACATTAAACGGAATCCCTTTTATCTCAGACAAATTAAATGATTATCTCAAGTCCAAATTGAATAAATCAGAAACCTTAACCCTTCAAAAGCCTCATGCATGGCCACGAAGCTCGTTGCAAGATCCTTAACAAGAAGTAGTGTGCCTAATTGGATGCAGCTTGTGCGTGATCCAACGATAGAAGTGGTTCGCCATTTTTCTATCTATacctaataattattattacttATGGTCTTTAGCCATCAATCAATAACGATTTTTCATATCTGGTTAGAGAAGTATAGTATTTCACTTTGTTTTGatatgaaaaagtaaaaaaaaactacaaagtTACCGAATATCGTTTTCGTAGATTCCTTTTATTGATTCCTCAagcaaaaattataaattataaattattattaattaattaatccgATAACGGTATAATTCTTCAACCCTTTCAATTTAACAAATGGCATGTTGATCTAAactaatatttagaaaatacaaaataaaatttattttggtgaCAGATAGACAATATCAATgtattgaagaaaaaaaaaaactttagacaCAAACAGTCCATGAACTTGCCTATACGTTGAACCGTGTAAGGCCGAATAATTCTTAATTTAACTCTGTAAGGTCGAATAATTCTTAATTTAAATACTAGTAAATACAAAGTTTAAGACTACCACGTCGATAGATGATGTGCCTCCACGAAACTCCCTTTATATAAACTCTCATTTCCAACTCATCTTAATCCATCGACCAACACTTATCTTCCACGGCAAGAAACAACAGAGTTACCGGGCAAAAAATGGCGGTTCCCGCATCTAAAAAGCCTCTGTTGTTGTCTTTCCTCTGGTTTGGCTTATTTGTTGCCGCTGCATCTGCCGGAAGCTTCTACGAGAGCTTTGATATCACTTGGGGAGATGGTCGTGCCGACATTTACGAGACTGGACAGCTTCTCACTTGCACTCTTGACAAGGTCTCCGGCTCAGGGTTTCAATCCAAGAAGGAGTACTTGTACGGTAAGATCGACATGAAGCTCAAGCTTGTCGCTGGAAACTCAGCTGGAACCGTGACCGCCTACTACGTAAGGAATCTCCTTGTGAAAATGATTTGATATTAGGGTTCTTTCTCATCTGAAAACCAGTCGGTAATAAATGAAATTATCTCCTAATATTGTACATTTTGTGGCAGCTTTCGTCTAAAGGTGCGACATGGGATGAGATTGATTTTGAGTTCTTGGGAAATGTCACAGGACAGCCTTACACTATCCACACCAATGTCTTCACCGGAGGTAAAGGTGACCGCGAGATGCAGTTCCGCCTCTGGTTCGATCCCACCGCTGATTTCCACACCTACACCGTCCACTGGAATCCTCTTAACATCATGTGAGTATTATAGTTTATCAGGAAACCCTACATTGATAACAACGGGTAATATTAGttagtataaaaaaaaatatggcaTGGAACTTTGTGTAGATGTGGTGCTATATAAAAGTTATGATGGGGAAATAGATTGTTacccaaaaatatatgttttcataTGTTCGTTGTTACAAGCCTTACGATCACTTTGACATGTCTAATCCCATTTTTTTTCCAGTAATCCCTTGACCATTGTTATGTTATTTTTACATAGGCGTAGGAATATTAGTTGTAAAAATGATTTTTGGCATTTTAAAACGTCTAGAATCACTTGTCATGTTTTTGATATACTTTTTTTGTGTATGAAGCTTCCTTGTGGATGGGATCCCAATTCGGGTGTTCAAGAACAACGAGAAGAATGGAGTGGCTTACCCTACGTCCCAACCCATGAAGATATACTCAAGTCTTTGGGAAGCCGATGACTGGGCCACGCAAGGCGGTCGCGTGAAGACAGACTGGAGCAACGCACCATTCAGAGCACATTACAGGAACTTCGACGACAAAAACTCATGTAGCAGGACATCAAACTTGACATGGGTGACTTGTGACGGAAACAAAAACTCGTGGATGTGGACCACTCTCAATAACCACCAGATCGGACAGATGAACTGGGTGCAAAAAGAATTCCTGATCTACAACTATTGTACCGATTACAAGAGGTTCCCTCAGGGTTTTGCCAAGGAGTGTTACCTTTGAAAACTTTGGTTGATCCTCATACTATGAGAATTTTCGAGCATTTtcctcaaatttttttttttatttccccTTCGTGTTATTTGATTCTTGTGATGTTACTTTGATTTATTCTCTCTTTTTTCAAGTGTTTCTGCGATGCGATAATACACGCATATATAATGTTACCGAGAAAATAAAAAGTTGTACTTGATAATACATTTTATCTCGcagaatcttatatattaaaacataagtcatgacttattttcatgtgtgattttttttaatttggaccattcctaaaaaatatcatattttacataagttcattattatattttttaacatcattatctttttatttgaaatacaaatgaatatatttaaaatgttctaacaaaatcttttaaaaatcttcttagaatctttttaaatttactttcaaaaattagttagttttaatttaaattatcataaaatataattagaaattaaaattgaatatatttttgatttataaacgaaaatttaaataaaataaaattaattaatttcacaaatacatttactaataatttttaaagattttgttagaaataaatatttattttaattttaattttttcaaatttattttctaataaaataaaaatcatgatttttagatgagtgatatttttatttggaccatcatttaaattttatattaaatgtatatcactaatgctaatatacataatatttttaactactttaatcataatatcttttatatcttttaattttttttaaaaaaaaattaaaattctaacaaatctcttgaaaaagattataataagatcttaattgtcataaattgaatataaatattttcaactaattttgtaattagtaatgaaatgttactaaaagaataaaattatatcctattttatcaattttataataatatctatcattttataataaaaatattatattgaacaaagtatgataaaattattttaaattgataagttaacatattttattttcataaatataaaatatttatgctaaaaatataatatgttggtagaacgggttaatattagtaaactatataatacatttataaaaatttaacttatcttaaactttttaatatacagtaatttattatataaaattaataaacattaaaaaattactaaaaaaatctagcgatttgaattacggatcatgattataataaattaaatacaaaattgtcttcatatatgttgtttcatgcattaaaaaatttagtttagtaatcaaacgcaaattcaataagacaaatatataataagcaacatatatatgtgatgattttaatttacagcatgaaaactataaaattattatttttggcataattatacaaaaatttaaatatgtgagtaacattaaaaatatataatgattatgtaaaacaattatctatatatataaatgtgaaaatatatacccgcacggttgtgcgggtggaaatctagtgtttattaattctgtTGAACTGTGGTTGTTTATTTTGCGTCCAGTGTTTACGCAAACATCATTGTTCTAAAAGAAAcacacttaaaaaaaaagatataacacacaacaataaaaaaaaatcttagattCCGCATGTCCTTAATGACCTAGTATTAATGCAAACACTACTCTAAAGATTATGGCATGAGGGAAACAGATTGCACAATGGAGTAGCGGCTACCCCACTAGATACATTAAGATGAATGGACATCCAAGTTCATCCCACAAACATGGCAAATTTTGTTTTACTAAGAATTAGGTTTCAGGCCTATCCCTCTCCAGCAGCTTTTTGTTTAAGAAATTCAGCAACATTGTTTGGAATTATTGATGGTAATTTTTGTAAAGTCTATAgcctaaaaattaaaatccagAAAATCAAAATGTCTGTATATTATAGTATAACTTCTTACAAGCGTACTACAAAACTGACCAGCGAATCATTACCCATAACTAAAAGAGATGAATAGAACTCATGATTCTTGGCTATCTGTAGCGACAGATTGGAAGTGCCATCATTTTAAACTACATCGCCGCCACGGTGTTCATACTCGTTGTTCTCGTTGTCTCCTCCGCCTTCAACCTCTTACGCCTCTACTCGCATAAACATTATTTTTACTATAAGTCCTCGTAATTAATTACACTGTTAATCATTTAATTTCTTAATCCAAAATAATGTTGATTAATGCGTATA of the Brassica rapa cultivar Chiifu-401-42 chromosome A03, CAAS_Brap_v3.01, whole genome shotgun sequence genome contains:
- the LOC103861591 gene encoding xyloglucan endotransglucosylase/hydrolase protein 14-like: MAVPASKKPLLLSFLWFGLFVAAASAGSFYESFDITWGDGRADIYETGQLLTCTLDKVSGSGFQSKKEYLYGKIDMKLKLVAGNSAGTVTAYYLSSKGATWDEIDFEFLGNVTGQPYTIHTNVFTGGKGDREMQFRLWFDPTADFHTYTVHWNPLNIIFLVDGIPIRVFKNNEKNGVAYPTSQPMKIYSSLWEADDWATQGGRVKTDWSNAPFRAHYRNFDDKNSCSRTSNLTWVTCDGNKNSWMWTTLNNHQIGQMNWVQKEFLIYNYCTDYKRFPQGFAKECYL